Proteins from one Acidobacteriota bacterium genomic window:
- a CDS encoding ABC transporter substrate-binding protein codes for MTGHRWATWLIVIAIAIQMLACDTRSAVRPPAAGSVRLKVLVLPSLSSAPLFVAADGGYFAAQGLDVEFVKVSRSTDALLALARGALDVWTGSVSLGLLNAIGQNAGIRVVSDRGFIAPTGCAYGALVVRRSLVEHRTVGRPADLRGRRVALNPSSSPGYVTEKLLAQAGLALADITIVDLPEGAVVADALRSGSVDAAFVLEPWLTRIVQAETAVILASAGQVAPNYQHLVTAYGPSLLTGNPDAGRRFMTAYLASVEQYNEGKSARNLEIVARHTGLDADLLRKACWPSVRGDGRVDTGSMMEFQRWGLGKHLLDRALTPGQLWDSAFVDFANQARR; via the coding sequence ATGACAGGACATCGGTGGGCAACCTGGCTGATCGTCATCGCGATCGCGATCCAGATGCTGGCGTGCGACACGCGTTCTGCGGTGCGCCCTCCCGCTGCGGGGTCGGTCAGGTTGAAGGTGCTGGTCCTGCCGTCACTATCCTCGGCACCGCTGTTCGTCGCGGCCGATGGAGGGTACTTCGCGGCGCAGGGGCTGGATGTCGAGTTCGTGAAAGTGAGCCGGTCGACCGACGCGCTGCTGGCGCTCGCCCGTGGCGCGCTGGACGTGTGGACCGGAAGCGTCAGCCTCGGCCTGCTCAACGCCATCGGACAGAATGCCGGCATCAGGGTTGTGTCCGACAGGGGATTCATCGCCCCGACTGGCTGCGCGTACGGTGCGCTCGTCGTCAGGCGGTCGTTGGTGGAGCATCGCACTGTGGGTCGGCCTGCCGACCTGCGGGGCCGGCGCGTGGCCCTGAACCCGTCATCTTCCCCGGGCTACGTCACCGAGAAACTACTGGCCCAGGCCGGGCTGGCACTCGCCGATATCACGATCGTGGACCTGCCCGAGGGAGCGGTTGTCGCCGACGCGTTACGCAGCGGGTCGGTCGACGCCGCGTTCGTCCTGGAGCCGTGGTTGACGCGCATCGTGCAGGCGGAAACTGCGGTCATTCTCGCGTCGGCCGGGCAGGTGGCACCAAACTACCAGCACCTGGTCACGGCGTACGGTCCGTCCCTGCTGACGGGAAATCCTGACGCGGGCCGACGGTTCATGACGGCCTATCTCGCGTCGGTCGAGCAGTACAACGAGGGAAAGTCCGCCCGCAATCTCGAAATCGTGGCGAGGCATACCGGGCTCGACGCCGATCTGCTCCGCAAGGCCTGCTGGCCCTCGGTCCGCGGCGACGGGCGCGTCGACACGGGCAGCATGATGGAGTTTCAACGCTGGGGCCTTGGGAAACATCTCCTGGACCGCGCGCTCACGCCGGGCCAGCTCTGGGATTCGGCGTTCGTGGACTTCGCGAACCAGGCGCGCCGATGA
- a CDS encoding class I SAM-dependent methyltransferase — protein MNLPAFDPLAEGFDLWAQTFGVARFEPFLKGLSGHGGTVLDAGCGSGILAVHVADHAARVVGMDISRAMLAVAARRSIEAQKPNVEFVRGDLQALPFGDKSFDCVISSAALYNTRLETSLPELRRVVRPGGRILIADLVQRHPRLDRLPAWAILRALAAAPGHARAFGIRTMFRVLLFRTSQGWVRHYVRPKLTPAEFRDAYSRHLPGCRIKARRWDMFVFWEDTR, from the coding sequence ATGAATCTCCCCGCTTTCGATCCGCTGGCTGAAGGGTTCGATCTCTGGGCCCAGACATTTGGGGTGGCCCGCTTCGAGCCGTTCTTGAAAGGCCTGTCGGGCCATGGCGGAACGGTCCTGGATGCGGGTTGTGGCTCCGGGATCCTGGCGGTTCACGTGGCGGACCACGCCGCGCGAGTGGTGGGCATGGACATCTCGCGTGCAATGCTGGCAGTGGCCGCAAGACGCAGCATCGAGGCGCAGAAGCCGAACGTCGAGTTCGTTCGTGGCGACCTGCAGGCGCTTCCCTTCGGCGACAAGTCGTTCGACTGCGTCATCAGCAGTGCGGCGCTCTACAATACGCGCCTGGAGACTTCACTGCCCGAACTGCGCCGGGTGGTCAGGCCGGGCGGGCGCATCCTGATTGCGGATCTCGTCCAGCGCCATCCTCGGCTGGACCGGCTGCCGGCCTGGGCGATACTGAGGGCACTGGCGGCCGCGCCTGGGCACGCGAGGGCTTTCGGGATCCGGACGATGTTCCGCGTCCTGTTGTTTCGGACCAGCCAGGGGTGGGTCCGCCACTACGTGCGACCAAAGCTGACGCCGGCCGAGTTCCGCGACGCGTACAGCCGTCATCTGCCCGGGTGTCGGATCAAGGCCCGACGCTGGGACATGTTCGTGTTCTGGGAAGACACACGCTGA
- a CDS encoding ABC transporter permease produces MAHLEDPRGRRTEKPVDPDVVTRSPSRDRWRAIVLPGVVGGVLAAWEGAARLGWLPPLLLPAPSAIASKVAALAASGELARHTTATVWRVLVGLALGGVPGAAVGLAMGWSRRARALGDPLVAAMHPIPKIALLPLVMVVFGIGESAKIVVIATSAFFPILISAMEGVRQISPIHFEVARNCGASRAKVLTRVVLPGSLPLLLAGARLALNTALLLTIAVELVLTQNGLGSMIWMAWQTLRIDQLYASLFVIAALGIVFNALLQRLSAALVPWQEEQQV; encoded by the coding sequence ATGGCACATCTGGAAGATCCTCGAGGAAGACGTACGGAAAAGCCTGTCGATCCCGACGTCGTAACCCGAAGCCCGAGCCGCGATCGGTGGCGCGCGATCGTGCTGCCAGGTGTCGTCGGCGGCGTGCTCGCGGCGTGGGAAGGGGCGGCGCGCCTGGGCTGGTTGCCGCCGCTGCTCCTGCCGGCGCCGTCTGCGATCGCCTCGAAGGTCGCCGCGCTCGCGGCGAGCGGCGAACTGGCCCGCCACACAACTGCGACGGTGTGGCGTGTGCTCGTCGGGCTCGCGCTGGGCGGCGTGCCTGGAGCGGCGGTCGGGCTGGCGATGGGCTGGTCGCGTCGGGCGCGCGCGCTGGGCGATCCATTGGTAGCCGCCATGCACCCAATCCCGAAGATTGCCCTCCTGCCTCTGGTCATGGTCGTCTTTGGCATCGGCGAGTCGGCAAAGATCGTCGTCATCGCCACGTCAGCGTTCTTCCCGATACTGATTAGCGCCATGGAGGGCGTACGACAGATCAGCCCGATTCACTTCGAGGTCGCCCGCAACTGCGGTGCGAGCCGGGCGAAAGTCCTGACGCGGGTCGTTCTGCCCGGCAGCCTGCCGCTGCTGCTGGCCGGCGCGCGGCTCGCGCTGAACACGGCGCTTCTGCTGACGATTGCCGTCGAGCTGGTGCTGACGCAGAACGGGCTGGGGTCGATGATCTGGATGGCCTGGCAGACGCTGCGCATTGACCAGCTCTACGCCAGCCTGTTCGTGATCGCGGCGCTGGGAATTGTCTTCAACGCCCTCCTGCAACGCCTCTCGGCCGCGCTCGTGCCGTGGCAGGAAGAGCAGCAGGTCTGA
- a CDS encoding ABC transporter ATP-binding protein translates to MDLRCSRIAKVYPPGGNGMRALEDVSFTVRAQEFVCIIGPSGCGKTTLLKIIAGLLAPTSGEVTFSNSAESGRPRTALVFQEHGLFPWMSVLENVAFGLEMQGVAQAERHSLARAFIAKVGLTPFADHYPYQLSVGMRQRVGIVRAFVSDPQVLLMDEPFGALDAQTRMVLQDELLRIWKDDRKIVIHVTHDIDEAVRLGDRVFVMTGRPGRIREEIEIPFERPREVASRTPPQVAEIRWHIWKILEEDVRKSLSIPTS, encoded by the coding sequence ATGGACCTTCGATGCTCCCGGATCGCCAAGGTGTACCCGCCGGGTGGCAATGGCATGCGCGCGCTGGAGGACGTGAGCTTCACCGTCCGCGCGCAGGAGTTCGTCTGCATCATCGGGCCGAGCGGCTGCGGCAAGACCACCCTGCTCAAGATCATCGCCGGCCTGCTGGCACCGACGTCGGGAGAGGTCACGTTTTCCAATAGCGCGGAGAGCGGCCGGCCTCGCACTGCGCTCGTCTTCCAGGAGCACGGGCTCTTTCCCTGGATGTCGGTACTGGAGAACGTGGCGTTCGGACTGGAGATGCAGGGCGTGGCCCAGGCGGAACGGCACAGCCTGGCGCGCGCGTTCATCGCGAAGGTCGGGCTCACGCCGTTCGCCGATCACTACCCCTATCAACTGTCGGTGGGAATGCGCCAGCGCGTCGGCATCGTTCGGGCCTTCGTGTCCGATCCGCAGGTGCTCCTGATGGATGAGCCGTTCGGCGCGCTGGACGCGCAGACCCGGATGGTCCTCCAGGATGAGCTGCTGAGAATCTGGAAGGACGACCGCAAGATCGTCATCCACGTGACCCACGACATCGACGAGGCCGTCCGGCTCGGAGATCGTGTGTTTGTGATGACCGGTCGTCCCGGGCGGATCAGAGAAGAGATCGAGATCCCGTTCGAGCGCCCCCGGGAAGTGGCGAGCAGGACGCCACCGCAGGTAGCGGAAATTAGATGGCACATCTGGAAGATCCTCGAGGAAGACGTACGGAAAAGCCTGTCGATCCCGACGTCGTAA